One window of Bdellovibrionales bacterium genomic DNA carries:
- a CDS encoding pyridoxal phosphate-dependent aminotransferase, with translation MLSKRAQNLKTSPTLFLVAKAKELQAKGHPVISLTVGEPDWPTFPVAAAAGKEAIEKGITKYTPANGTVELRQAVADKIKSEIGLEYTVKNVTVASGAKFIIFGALQMLCSPGDEVIINSPYWVSYPTMVELADGVPVVVDCGEDVNFKMTPEKLEKAITPRTRAFLFCSPSNPTGLVYTREELKALAEVLKRHPQVVVISDDMYNRLMFDGTSVAPHILHVAPELKDRVVLVNGGSKAYSMTGWRIGWAVGPEKLITAMGDYQSQSTGSPSSISQYAAVAAIKHSEPDIAEVVKTLIQRKKAAMAAFAEVPQLRVIEPQGAFYLWVEMKSIYGKSYKGRKIEGSKDFADILLNEYFVATVPGSECGCDGYLRLSFACSEAQMKEAIQRMASCLAQLS, from the coding sequence ATGTTATCAAAAAGAGCACAAAATTTAAAAACCTCTCCCACTCTGTTCCTCGTTGCTAAAGCCAAAGAACTTCAAGCCAAAGGGCATCCGGTGATTTCGCTCACTGTGGGCGAACCGGATTGGCCGACGTTCCCAGTGGCAGCCGCTGCGGGTAAAGAGGCCATCGAAAAAGGCATTACAAAATACACTCCAGCCAACGGCACTGTTGAGCTTCGTCAAGCTGTTGCAGATAAAATCAAAAGTGAAATCGGTCTTGAATACACGGTTAAAAATGTGACGGTTGCTTCGGGTGCGAAGTTTATCATCTTCGGCGCTTTGCAAATGCTCTGCAGCCCTGGTGATGAAGTGATCATCAATTCTCCGTACTGGGTGAGTTACCCCACGATGGTGGAGCTCGCTGACGGCGTTCCCGTGGTTGTTGATTGTGGCGAAGATGTGAACTTCAAGATGACTCCGGAAAAGCTCGAGAAAGCGATCACGCCAAGAACCCGCGCGTTCTTGTTTTGCTCGCCGAGCAATCCAACGGGTCTGGTTTACACTCGTGAAGAGCTGAAGGCCCTTGCTGAAGTTTTGAAGCGCCATCCACAAGTGGTGGTGATTTCTGATGATATGTACAACCGCCTGATGTTTGATGGTACAAGCGTAGCTCCGCACATCTTGCATGTGGCGCCGGAGCTCAAAGACCGCGTGGTTCTCGTGAACGGCGGTTCTAAGGCTTATTCTATGACCGGCTGGCGTATCGGCTGGGCTGTGGGGCCTGAGAAGCTGATTACGGCGATGGGTGACTATCAAAGCCAGTCGACGGGGTCACCATCCAGTATTTCCCAATACGCTGCCGTGGCGGCGATTAAGCATTCCGAGCCGGATATCGCAGAAGTCGTAAAGACCCTCATTCAACGTAAGAAGGCTGCGATGGCTGCTTTTGCCGAAGTTCCACAGCTTCGCGTGATTGAGCCGCAAGGGGCGTTCTATCTGTGGGTCGAAATGAAGTCGATCTATGGCAAGTCTTATAAAGGCCGCAAGATTGAAGGCTCGAAGGACTTCGCGGATATTCTGCTCAATGAATATTTCGTAGCGACAGTGCCTGGATCTGAGTGCGGCTGCGACGGCTATTTGCGCCTGAGCTTTGCGTGCTCGGAGGCTCAAATGAAAGAAGCCATCCAGAGGATGGCTTCTTGTTTGGCTCAGTTAAGTTAA
- a CDS encoding DUF2802 domain-containing protein has protein sequence MSFWVLTQVFVDLILVAGCVGAWIRLQRPQKDDPRLSKGLQLLQSKIAVLEDLSDRTEVQVQQLTTLLEQKVREIQQQVQNSDKQLQKIEQAMQKSLEVAKIFQDRIPHNEIVERQSTIKYVKAARLAHQGMSVQEIAAQVDLSLGEIEMIAQVNKDQLMFCEESLPEWAQASTEPQAAMMAAAGDADVDAFQESRIDLETPLSREVPVDLTKAFEVPKADQEALKKLGDAFRQACETANHLQQVTQGFVEDNKPVTKTEIKPEAKATGPVIRPVTFPRIDSL, from the coding sequence GTGAGCTTTTGGGTATTAACGCAAGTATTTGTGGATTTGATTCTGGTCGCGGGATGCGTGGGTGCGTGGATTCGCCTGCAGCGCCCTCAAAAAGATGATCCGCGCCTCAGCAAAGGCCTGCAGCTTTTGCAGAGTAAGATTGCTGTCCTCGAAGACTTGTCTGATCGTACGGAAGTTCAGGTTCAGCAGTTGACGACCTTGCTGGAACAAAAAGTGCGCGAGATCCAGCAGCAAGTACAAAACTCCGATAAGCAGCTTCAGAAAATTGAGCAGGCCATGCAGAAGAGCCTCGAAGTTGCGAAGATCTTTCAAGACCGTATCCCCCACAATGAAATCGTCGAAAGACAAAGCACCATTAAATACGTGAAAGCCGCACGTCTGGCCCATCAGGGGATGAGCGTGCAAGAGATCGCGGCTCAAGTAGATCTTTCTTTGGGTGAAATCGAGATGATCGCGCAAGTGAATAAAGACCAGCTGATGTTCTGTGAAGAGAGTCTGCCGGAATGGGCGCAAGCTTCGACGGAACCACAGGCGGCGATGATGGCGGCGGCGGGGGATGCCGATGTGGATGCTTTTCAGGAGTCACGGATTGATCTAGAAACTCCGCTCAGCCGTGAAGTGCCGGTGGATTTGACGAAGGCATTTGAAGTGCCTAAGGCCGATCAAGAAGCTCTGAAAAAGTTGGGCGATGCTTTCCGCCAGGCTTGCGAAACGGCGAACCACCTGCAGCAAGTGACCCAAGGTTTTGTTGAAGACAACAAGCCTGTTACGAAAACCGAGATAAAACCTGAGGCCAAAGCAACCGGCCCGGTGATTCGTCCCGTCACGTTTCCACGCATTGATTCCCTCTAA
- a CDS encoding polysaccharide deacetylase family protein, protein MLLALGFVACTKPVHREIQESVDKNQKAKSILEWESADENPRNLFARLREEVKTNAGLSKEVCDGLSELKGQDLSLFEEEINRPENLPILKDCRDSLKQSLEKYWLEQKQLLEKNSGLNFQFQPRVEKRDLSKGYRAATGDVQPKELILTFDDGPNTELTPQILDILKAVNARVMFFTLGPHVRENPTIVYRAATEGHVIGSHSLTHRCLASNAMCTKANNGTPLTFDEAVSEIRGGHQAVYDILGFVDPFFRFPYGESDPALVAYLAGRQVAQMYWSIDSTDWKAQSNPDLLKVVLDQIDKNQRGIVLFHDIQRRTLEVLPEFLRAIYDRGYTLVVLQSMDDNARYDSQLVTKAPIVP, encoded by the coding sequence ATGCTTCTGGCATTAGGCTTTGTCGCGTGCACAAAACCAGTGCACAGAGAAATCCAAGAATCCGTCGACAAAAATCAAAAAGCTAAGAGCATTCTTGAGTGGGAGAGCGCCGATGAAAATCCGCGCAACCTGTTTGCACGTTTGCGTGAAGAGGTGAAAACCAACGCCGGCTTAAGCAAGGAAGTCTGTGACGGTCTCTCTGAGTTAAAAGGTCAGGATCTTTCCTTGTTTGAAGAAGAGATTAACAGACCCGAGAACTTACCTATCCTGAAGGACTGCCGAGACTCTTTAAAACAATCGCTGGAAAAATACTGGCTAGAGCAAAAGCAACTGCTGGAAAAAAACTCTGGCTTGAATTTTCAGTTTCAGCCGCGCGTAGAAAAGCGCGATCTTTCAAAAGGCTATCGTGCAGCAACGGGTGACGTTCAACCGAAAGAGCTCATACTGACCTTTGATGACGGCCCTAACACCGAGCTGACGCCGCAGATTCTGGATATTCTTAAGGCCGTCAATGCCAGGGTAATGTTCTTCACGCTGGGACCCCACGTGCGCGAGAATCCGACCATTGTTTACCGTGCAGCTACCGAAGGCCACGTGATCGGCAGTCACTCGCTCACGCATCGCTGCCTTGCCAGCAATGCCATGTGCACGAAGGCGAACAACGGGACTCCGTTGACGTTTGATGAGGCAGTGAGTGAGATTCGCGGAGGGCATCAGGCGGTGTATGATATCTTGGGATTTGTGGATCCCTTCTTTCGCTTTCCCTACGGTGAATCGGATCCAGCTCTGGTGGCGTACTTGGCCGGGCGCCAAGTGGCGCAAATGTATTGGAGTATCGATTCCACCGACTGGAAAGCGCAAAGCAATCCGGATTTGCTGAAAGTGGTTCTCGATCAAATCGACAAAAACCAACGGGGGATCGTTTTGTTTCACGATATTCAGCGCCGGACCCTGGAAGTTTTGCCGGAATTTTTGAGGGCGATTTATGACCGCGGTTATACCCTCGTTGTTTTGCAGTCCATGGATGACAATGCTCGCTACGACAGTCAGCTCGTGACAAAGGCCCCCATCGTTCCGTAA
- a CDS encoding YkgJ family cysteine cluster protein, with protein sequence MAHVDIDRPSTWKFYRKGMCDGCFGGCCTMPVEVKLSDLIRLEVVSPDEAAGSIKKLAKRLMKEGIISSYRQGTELFMLTQKHGRDCYFLDSKTRLCTVYEKRPGVCRDFPSIGPRPSFCPCTPKAQRSR encoded by the coding sequence ATGGCTCACGTCGATATTGACCGTCCTTCCACTTGGAAATTCTACCGCAAAGGAATGTGCGATGGCTGCTTTGGCGGCTGTTGCACGATGCCCGTTGAAGTGAAGCTCAGCGACCTCATCCGTCTCGAAGTCGTCAGCCCAGACGAAGCCGCGGGCTCGATCAAGAAACTCGCAAAGCGGCTTATGAAAGAGGGCATCATCAGTAGCTACCGTCAGGGGACGGAGCTCTTTATGCTGACGCAAAAGCATGGCCGGGATTGCTACTTCCTCGACTCAAAAACGCGCCTCTGTACAGTGTATGAAAAGCGTCCTGGGGTCTGTCGGGACTTCCCGAGCATCGGTCCACGCCCGAGCTTCTGTCCTTGTACGCCGAAGGCGCAGCGATCTCGGTAG
- a CDS encoding sorbosone dehydrogenase family protein, protein MRKYWLPIFVLSVVAGAGFRVFAEKNPVLPPPYQTPSTPNESKVIGWPAGKTPIAPAGFKVTLFAEMATPRLMYQLPSGNVLVSQAEKKPGDKGDTSPNQITVLNMNGSELSSKDVFAKNLKLPFGMAVWKDQIFIAEPEQVLSFPFDGTQINGPGRVIATLPFPEPQRHWTRDLLISEDGKKLYVSVGSVSNVGEAPDPLDPHNAAILQMNLDGSDEVIYASGLRNAVTMAWEPTSGKLWAVVNERDELGDDLPPDYLTHVEEGGFYGWPYAYWGPHEDPRRKGERPDLVAKTITPDFAVGAHTASTGLAFTTGTKMAAPFNEGALVTQHGSWNRSKLAGYKVIYVPFKNGEAVDGEKDFLTGFIADETTSTVYGRPVSTLVLPDGSVLVADDAGGKIWKVSPEVK, encoded by the coding sequence GTGAGAAAATATTGGCTGCCAATCTTTGTATTGTCTGTTGTTGCCGGCGCGGGCTTCCGCGTGTTCGCTGAAAAAAATCCAGTTTTGCCCCCGCCGTATCAAACGCCTTCGACTCCGAATGAGTCGAAAGTTATTGGCTGGCCTGCAGGAAAAACGCCGATCGCTCCGGCCGGGTTTAAGGTCACTCTGTTTGCAGAGATGGCGACGCCGCGCTTGATGTATCAATTGCCATCAGGAAATGTCCTGGTTTCCCAAGCCGAAAAGAAACCCGGAGATAAAGGAGACACTTCTCCGAATCAAATCACCGTGCTGAATATGAATGGCTCGGAACTTTCCAGCAAAGATGTCTTTGCCAAGAACCTGAAACTCCCTTTCGGCATGGCCGTCTGGAAAGATCAGATTTTTATTGCAGAACCTGAGCAAGTTTTATCTTTTCCATTCGATGGCACGCAAATCAACGGCCCGGGCCGGGTGATTGCGACACTGCCGTTTCCCGAGCCGCAACGTCACTGGACACGTGATTTGCTGATCTCAGAGGATGGCAAAAAACTTTATGTGTCAGTTGGCTCTGTTTCGAATGTTGGTGAAGCTCCGGATCCACTTGATCCGCACAATGCTGCAATTTTGCAAATGAATCTCGATGGCAGTGACGAAGTTATCTATGCCAGCGGTCTTCGTAATGCGGTGACCATGGCTTGGGAGCCCACAAGCGGAAAGCTTTGGGCCGTCGTGAATGAGCGCGATGAGCTCGGCGATGATTTACCGCCGGATTACCTGACTCACGTTGAAGAAGGCGGATTCTATGGCTGGCCTTACGCTTATTGGGGACCGCATGAAGATCCTCGCCGCAAAGGCGAACGCCCCGATCTCGTAGCAAAAACGATAACTCCAGACTTCGCTGTCGGCGCGCACACGGCTTCGACCGGTCTCGCGTTTACGACAGGTACCAAGATGGCGGCACCGTTCAATGAAGGCGCTCTGGTCACTCAGCATGGCTCTTGGAACCGTTCAAAGCTTGCCGGCTATAAAGTGATCTATGTACCGTTTAAAAACGGCGAGGCTGTTGATGGCGAGAAGGACTTTCTCACGGGCTTCATTGCCGATGAAACGACAAGTACGGTTTACGGCCGCCCGGTCAGCACATTGGTGCTTCCCGATGGCAGCGTTCTTGTTGCGGATGATGCTGGTGGAAAGATTTGGAAAGTATCACCAGAAGTGAAGTAG
- the rfaE2 gene encoding D-glycero-beta-D-manno-heptose 1-phosphate adenylyltransferase, whose amino-acid sequence MGQVSKFESIAKDLASLKSQNKKIVFTNGCFDLLHVGHVRYLQEAKKLGDVLVVGVNSDASVRVLKGPTRPVQIEADRAEILAALGAVDYTVIFNEDTPLKLIETVKPDILVKGGDWKIDQIVGSDFVIANGGKVMSLQFVDGKSTTKLIEKAQK is encoded by the coding sequence ATGGGCCAGGTCTCTAAATTCGAATCAATTGCCAAGGATCTGGCTTCACTGAAATCTCAAAATAAAAAAATCGTCTTCACGAACGGCTGCTTTGACTTGCTTCATGTCGGCCACGTTCGCTATTTGCAAGAAGCTAAAAAGCTCGGCGACGTTCTCGTTGTCGGTGTGAATAGCGATGCCAGCGTGAGAGTTTTAAAAGGCCCTACCCGCCCTGTGCAGATCGAAGCCGACCGCGCAGAGATCTTGGCAGCACTCGGTGCCGTTGATTACACTGTGATCTTTAACGAAGACACTCCGCTCAAGCTGATTGAAACCGTGAAGCCCGATATCCTCGTTAAGGGTGGCGACTGGAAGATCGATCAGATCGTCGGCAGCGATTTCGTGATCGCCAACGGCGGCAAGGTGATGTCTTTGCAATTCGTGGATGGCAAGTCCACCACCAAGCTCATCGAAAAAGCTCAAAAGTAA
- a CDS encoding RDD family protein: MDPFEEFEFKPLTEGLGFHKKKASTAQKAADLDSSFEVTKPGMSLNQTGLSLIEEEAVDPLRPPLPRKPATPVMPVEPETSPSSSAVDEILKTLQKNRRLDFENKSAAKIQQQTTPKVEEYKPDVWNFSSALLDGMLVIAASLLCMIVVLMVTKADLIANLANPDESGMVYVATFSLLASVAFIYLLVNRMFLGATPGEWAFEQRIGQPAEITTAMYSIRVLARSALVIVTGFIVLPILSALMNRDLAGEVTGAKLVKKV; the protein is encoded by the coding sequence ATGGATCCATTTGAAGAGTTTGAGTTTAAGCCCCTCACGGAAGGTCTGGGTTTTCACAAAAAGAAAGCATCTACGGCACAAAAAGCAGCCGATCTCGATTCTTCTTTTGAAGTGACTAAGCCAGGCATGAGCTTGAACCAAACCGGTCTTTCCCTGATTGAGGAAGAGGCTGTAGATCCTTTGCGTCCACCTCTCCCACGCAAGCCGGCAACTCCGGTAATGCCTGTTGAGCCTGAAACGTCTCCGTCTTCTTCGGCGGTGGATGAAATCCTTAAGACTTTGCAAAAGAACCGCCGCTTGGATTTCGAAAACAAATCGGCTGCAAAAATCCAACAGCAAACAACTCCTAAAGTTGAAGAGTACAAACCAGATGTTTGGAACTTCTCTTCTGCTTTGTTGGACGGAATGCTTGTCATCGCTGCGAGCCTGCTTTGCATGATCGTTGTTTTGATGGTTACAAAAGCGGACTTGATTGCGAACCTCGCAAATCCAGATGAGTCCGGCATGGTTTACGTTGCAACGTTCTCTTTGCTGGCTTCTGTTGCTTTCATTTACTTGTTAGTGAACCGCATGTTCTTGGGCGCGACTCCGGGTGAGTGGGCGTTTGAGCAACGTATCGGTCAACCGGCAGAAATCACGACGGCAATGTATTCGATCCGCGTTTTGGCTCGCAGTGCTTTGGTCATCGTGACTGGCTTTATCGTATTGCCAATTCTGTCCGCTTTAATGAACCGCGATCTTGCCGGCGAAGTCACCGGAGCTAAGTTAGTTAAAAAGGTTTAA
- a CDS encoding 16S rRNA (uracil(1498)-N(3))-methyltransferase, whose amino-acid sequence MRRYWIESKDLYGDRVNFTGDTFHHIFDVCRQEVGSKFEVLNEDSKAFLVEVVSVSKKAAEARVLEERVIPPLPEPHIHLALAVSRFPVMDAIVEKAVEMGVKSVQPLFTEFSFVRTPSALSANKVDRWDKIVRSATQQSGRGDLMQITPAVQMDDFLKTFNQKSSVMGLFAYEGPSTLSIKHYVTEKKRELGTIKDIWIFVGSEGGFSHAEVEKMGNLALHPVTLGPQVLRVETACMALVSVLKYDFDLMC is encoded by the coding sequence ATGCGCCGCTACTGGATTGAGTCTAAAGACCTCTACGGTGATCGCGTAAATTTCACCGGCGACACTTTTCATCACATCTTCGATGTGTGCCGCCAAGAAGTCGGATCGAAATTCGAAGTCCTCAACGAAGACAGTAAAGCCTTTCTCGTAGAAGTTGTTTCTGTTTCTAAAAAAGCTGCTGAAGCCCGCGTGCTTGAAGAGCGCGTGATTCCTCCCCTCCCAGAACCCCACATCCACTTGGCTCTCGCGGTTTCGCGCTTTCCTGTCATGGACGCGATTGTTGAGAAAGCTGTGGAAATGGGTGTAAAGAGCGTTCAGCCGCTCTTCACGGAATTCAGTTTTGTGCGCACTCCGAGCGCTTTATCGGCCAATAAAGTCGACCGCTGGGATAAGATCGTGCGCTCGGCGACCCAACAAAGTGGCCGTGGTGACCTCATGCAAATCACTCCCGCTGTGCAAATGGATGATTTCCTTAAAACATTTAACCAAAAGTCCTCCGTCATGGGTCTTTTTGCTTATGAGGGTCCGTCGACTCTCAGCATTAAGCATTATGTAACCGAAAAAAAGCGAGAGCTCGGGACCATCAAAGACATTTGGATCTTCGTTGGCAGCGAAGGGGGCTTCTCCCACGCTGAAGTCGAAAAAATGGGCAACCTGGCCCTTCATCCAGTGACCCTCGGACCGCAAGTTTTGAGAGTGGAAACGGCTTGCATGGCTCTAGTCTCCGTCCTAAAGTATGACTTTGATCTGATGTGTTGA
- a CDS encoding 50S ribosomal protein L11 methyltransferase, translated as MSYYRVRLSQVPTLLEDDVTQHSFEHGASGVTEALAYTQPDLTYDPDLVPVKSHDLDVFFLEKPAEDFFKGLSEIDQAIKWGIFEEEDKDWLEEWKKGFKPFQLVGPFWIVPSWLETPAECEQPIFIDPGMAFGTGTHATTKMASYFVHKLSEKYKKEIPDWTLLDVGTGTAILAMLAQKSGFGLVTGIEIDPEARRVAKENVKLNKLSQIEISDALLEEVRGEYDVVIANIIDGVLINIRKDLLRVLKPGGFLFLTGILTERDNLFFEKFIEASNLKVLRRLEKEEWVGYWVQKPETDAATGE; from the coding sequence ATGTCATACTATCGCGTTCGCTTAAGCCAAGTCCCTACCCTTCTCGAAGACGACGTTACTCAGCACTCCTTTGAACATGGAGCCAGCGGTGTGACCGAAGCTTTGGCCTATACTCAACCTGATCTGACTTACGATCCAGATCTCGTTCCAGTGAAGAGTCATGACCTCGATGTATTTTTCCTCGAGAAGCCGGCAGAAGATTTCTTCAAAGGACTCAGCGAAATCGATCAAGCGATCAAATGGGGTATCTTCGAAGAAGAAGACAAAGATTGGCTCGAAGAATGGAAGAAAGGCTTTAAGCCATTCCAGCTCGTGGGTCCTTTCTGGATCGTGCCTTCATGGTTAGAAACTCCAGCAGAGTGCGAGCAGCCCATTTTCATTGATCCAGGTATGGCCTTCGGTACCGGCACGCACGCAACAACGAAGATGGCTTCGTACTTCGTGCACAAGCTTTCTGAAAAATACAAAAAAGAAATTCCTGATTGGACATTGCTCGACGTCGGCACCGGCACGGCGATTCTTGCGATGCTGGCTCAGAAGAGCGGCTTCGGCCTTGTGACTGGCATCGAGATCGATCCAGAGGCTCGCCGTGTTGCTAAAGAAAATGTGAAGTTGAACAAACTGAGCCAAATCGAAATCTCCGATGCGCTTCTTGAAGAAGTGCGCGGCGAATACGATGTAGTGATCGCCAACATCATCGATGGCGTGCTCATCAATATCCGTAAAGACTTGCTCCGCGTTTTGAAACCGGGCGGTTTCTTGTTCCTGACGGGTATTTTGACTGAAAGAGATAATCTTTTCTTCGAGAAATTCATCGAAGCTTCAAACTTGAAAGTCCTCCGCCGTTTGGAAAAAGAAGAATGGGTTGGCTATTGGGTGCAAAAACCTGAAACCGACGCTGCGACTGGGGAATAA
- a CDS encoding collagen-like protein, whose product MKTLMTILITTTLVLTACSGGTDSQKTLAKPEVKIEQPIRTDGIEFKVARAVTLEEDLSNLEEFERSLNIYYIQIKIPKDLTGQLQIKKFSENARSYQYVNTSGVQYDGNQAVLVDAINLQDAKLATQKFEYQISSNGKLLQPINFSIKPDLVIIGTVDLASLPLTSLDLDIGTLFIDTDSRLVTGGESISITATNILSNNGRIETLSEEYAGTSAIRGHTGKNGGDIVVKTNLLAGNLKFIMRGQKGGQGMDGIPVTEVPPQAAPGRDSADHAACDWSGLLVSPPVQALIERPPHEHCSQYCPQYARNGEPGAKGLPGNKGNSGAQGGSTGTLNFSATKATRDQISVELIPGAGGEAGAGGPGGAGGAGGNPGAIRTEVCRSNVSAGPQGPAGDAGETGAPGFAGESLKPVLTINGKTE is encoded by the coding sequence ATGAAAACTCTAATGACCATTTTAATAACAACAACTCTCGTGCTCACTGCATGCAGCGGCGGAACCGATTCACAAAAAACTTTAGCAAAACCTGAAGTCAAAATCGAACAACCGATTCGCACTGACGGCATTGAATTCAAAGTGGCTCGTGCAGTTACCCTCGAAGAGGATCTTTCAAATTTGGAGGAATTCGAGCGCAGCCTCAATATCTATTATATCCAGATTAAAATACCCAAGGATCTAACCGGGCAGCTTCAAATTAAAAAATTCAGCGAAAATGCTCGCTCCTATCAATATGTGAATACATCGGGTGTGCAGTACGACGGCAACCAAGCTGTTCTCGTTGATGCAATCAATCTCCAGGATGCAAAGCTTGCTACACAAAAGTTCGAATATCAGATCTCTAGTAACGGCAAACTCTTGCAGCCGATCAATTTCTCTATCAAACCGGATCTCGTCATCATAGGCACCGTGGACCTCGCGAGCTTACCTTTGACCTCTCTTGATTTGGACATTGGCACCCTTTTTATCGACACAGATTCTCGCCTGGTTACAGGAGGGGAAAGTATTTCGATCACAGCAACGAACATTCTTTCTAATAACGGCCGGATCGAAACTCTCTCTGAAGAATATGCCGGCACCTCCGCCATCAGAGGTCACACCGGAAAAAACGGCGGCGACATCGTCGTTAAAACAAATCTGCTTGCCGGTAATTTGAAATTCATTATGCGTGGGCAAAAAGGCGGACAAGGTATGGATGGGATTCCCGTGACGGAAGTTCCTCCTCAAGCGGCTCCTGGCCGTGACTCTGCCGACCATGCTGCGTGTGACTGGAGTGGATTGCTCGTAAGTCCGCCGGTGCAGGCCCTCATTGAACGCCCGCCCCATGAACACTGCTCGCAGTACTGTCCACAATATGCAAGAAACGGCGAACCCGGAGCCAAAGGTCTTCCTGGTAACAAAGGAAATTCAGGAGCTCAAGGCGGCTCTACGGGAACTCTCAACTTTTCCGCAACGAAGGCGACCCGCGACCAGATCAGCGTTGAGTTGATTCCGGGTGCCGGCGGTGAAGCAGGAGCCGGCGGCCCAGGCGGTGCCGGTGGTGCTGGCGGAAATCCCGGTGCTATTCGCACAGAAGTTTGCAGATCTAATGTATCTGCAGGTCCTCAGGGACCAGCCGGTGACGCCGGCGAGACCGGTGCCCCTGGATTTGCAGGAGAAAGCTTAAAACCAGTTTTAACAATTAACGGCAAAACCGAATAA
- a CDS encoding S8 family serine peptidase — protein MAVRHLLGLFFLVAFLVSCAKNNASQSEKVNIDLEQLAATNQDFAAANSNKDISSEDVVLPSGTQLVAVVSKDCRDIKKQNGADTSEDISEIVADPRQDLSQLKKQAYSVILDSEIKLSELKEKAGSDDCLMEISNEGVVHTTAASNDPGFSSQKHMANIEAAAGFDTFLADGALTKEVVIAVIDTGVDLNHEDLKANLWDDGAGNAGYDFVNKDKTPMDDNGHGTHVSGLAAAVTNNSVGTAGVSAKNTKIMALKVLDSKGSGSDTDIINAIRFAIQNKADVINMSFGGSGKSPATLTALKEAAAAGIVLIMAAGNETTQLSATNFFSPASYAKDVAGAIAIASLDTATNKISSFSNYSTTYVELASPGSTGILSTMLNNKYGELQGTSMASPIAAGAAALTVNWLKSHNYAVDPAVVKSIMLNGSSTNANLTNLVTGGHALNLRTLASYLKTNYMTGTAPTPTPTPTATPTPIPTPTPTPKPTATPTPTPVMTPTPTPTPVMTPTPTPTPKPSPTVSPTPRAPSWWWRHFRARHS, from the coding sequence ATGGCAGTCAGACACCTTTTGGGGCTTTTCTTCTTAGTTGCTTTTTTAGTGAGTTGCGCAAAGAACAATGCGTCTCAGTCTGAGAAAGTGAACATCGACCTAGAACAACTGGCTGCCACTAACCAGGATTTTGCCGCCGCCAATTCTAATAAAGATATCAGTTCCGAAGATGTGGTTTTGCCTTCGGGCACCCAGCTCGTTGCGGTTGTCAGTAAAGATTGCCGCGATATCAAGAAGCAAAACGGAGCCGATACATCAGAAGATATCTCTGAAATCGTTGCAGATCCTCGCCAAGATTTGAGCCAGCTGAAAAAGCAGGCCTACTCCGTTATTCTAGACAGTGAAATTAAGTTGAGCGAGCTCAAAGAAAAAGCGGGTAGTGATGACTGCCTCATGGAGATCTCTAACGAAGGCGTTGTTCACACGACGGCGGCCTCAAATGATCCGGGATTTTCTTCTCAGAAACATATGGCAAATATCGAAGCGGCTGCGGGCTTTGATACCTTCTTGGCAGATGGCGCTTTAACTAAGGAAGTGGTTATCGCCGTGATCGATACCGGTGTTGATTTAAATCACGAAGATTTGAAAGCGAACCTTTGGGACGATGGCGCAGGGAATGCGGGCTATGACTTTGTTAATAAAGATAAAACACCGATGGATGATAACGGTCACGGCACCCATGTGTCGGGACTAGCAGCCGCCGTCACCAATAACAGTGTTGGTACGGCGGGTGTCTCTGCAAAGAACACCAAAATCATGGCTCTGAAAGTTTTAGACTCGAAGGGAAGCGGTAGCGATACGGACATTATCAATGCCATCCGCTTTGCGATTCAGAACAAGGCTGATGTCATTAATATGAGCTTCGGTGGTTCCGGCAAGTCTCCAGCAACTTTGACGGCTCTGAAAGAAGCGGCGGCTGCAGGCATCGTTCTTATCATGGCAGCAGGTAATGAAACGACTCAGTTGAGCGCCACGAACTTCTTCTCTCCGGCGAGCTACGCAAAAGATGTTGCCGGTGCGATTGCTATCGCGTCTTTGGATACAGCGACGAATAAAATCAGCTCTTTCTCGAACTACAGCACGACTTATGTGGAACTCGCTTCGCCTGGCTCTACGGGCATTTTGTCGACGATGCTGAACAATAAGTACGGTGAGTTGCAAGGCACTTCGATGGCTTCACCGATTGCGGCAGGTGCTGCGGCTTTGACTGTGAACTGGTTAAAGAGCCACAACTACGCTGTTGATCCAGCTGTTGTGAAGTCCATCATGCTGAACGGTTCTAGCACGAATGCTAATCTCACAAACTTAGTGACGGGTGGCCACGCCTTGAACCTTCGTACTTTGGCTTCGTACTTGAAGACCAACTATATGACAGGCACAGCTCCAACACCGACTCCGACGCCAACGGCAACTCCTACGCCAATCCCTACGCCGACTCCAACTCCAAAGCCAACGGCGACACCGACTCCAACACCAGTGATGACGCCAACACCGACTCCGACGCCGGTCATGACTCCAACACCGACACCGACTCCAAAACCGAGCCCAACAGTGTCGCCGACACCACGAGCTCCTTCTTGGTGGTGGAGACACTTCAGAGCACGTCACTCATAA